The following are encoded in a window of Pyxidicoccus trucidator genomic DNA:
- a CDS encoding cytochrome P450 — MTTQNGRPEDDLAAAFNPLAPDQIENPFAMYTRLRRERPIFHSPMFDLWVVTRYADIAEVERDTARFSSVGALEARAEPHPEVRKVLAQGYSRFLSLVQSDPPDHTRIRNVFGRALSPQRIAAMEPAIRATTNGLIDGFVNDGQVDLIQQFAYALPGFIICDLLGVSRADMQQLKGWSDDKTVLMSATAPIEQQVECAHGFIAMERYFKEKLLERSRKPREDLLTLLVPQSMGGTAPMSEQEAVCNAMDLMSAGHETTTSFIGSGMWLLLSAPEQLKAVREDLSLLPNALDEMLRKEPPIRGFFRQVTTDTTLGGVSLPKGARLFILYESGNHDETQFSDPDRFDIRRTDAKKHLAFGKGIHFCVGAPLAKLEGRIAFEQLLQRLPNLRLRTDEPAVRRPYLMLRGFEHLPIAWDVPA; from the coding sequence ATGACCACCCAGAACGGGCGCCCCGAGGACGATCTGGCGGCCGCCTTCAACCCGCTGGCCCCCGACCAGATAGAGAACCCCTTCGCGATGTACACGCGGCTGCGCCGCGAGCGGCCCATCTTCCACAGCCCCATGTTCGACCTGTGGGTCGTCACCCGGTACGCGGACATCGCCGAGGTGGAGCGGGACACCGCGCGCTTCTCCTCCGTGGGAGCGCTCGAGGCCCGGGCCGAGCCGCACCCCGAGGTGCGCAAGGTCCTCGCGCAGGGCTACTCCCGGTTCCTCTCCCTCGTGCAGAGCGACCCGCCGGACCACACGCGCATCCGCAACGTGTTCGGCCGGGCCTTGAGCCCCCAGCGCATCGCCGCGATGGAGCCCGCCATCCGGGCAACCACGAACGGGCTCATCGATGGCTTCGTGAACGACGGCCAGGTGGACCTGATTCAGCAGTTCGCCTATGCGCTGCCTGGCTTCATCATCTGCGACCTGCTCGGAGTGTCGCGCGCGGACATGCAGCAGCTCAAGGGCTGGTCCGACGACAAGACGGTGCTGATGTCGGCGACAGCGCCCATCGAGCAGCAGGTCGAGTGCGCGCACGGCTTCATCGCCATGGAGCGCTACTTCAAGGAGAAGCTCCTCGAGCGGAGCCGCAAGCCTCGCGAGGACCTGCTCACGCTCCTCGTGCCGCAGTCGATGGGCGGCACCGCGCCCATGAGCGAGCAGGAGGCGGTCTGCAACGCCATGGACCTGATGTCCGCCGGCCATGAGACGACGACGAGCTTCATCGGCAGCGGTATGTGGCTGCTGCTCTCGGCCCCCGAGCAGCTGAAGGCGGTGAGGGAAGACCTGAGCCTGCTGCCCAACGCCCTCGATGAGATGCTGCGCAAGGAGCCGCCCATCCGGGGCTTCTTCCGCCAGGTGACGACGGACACGACGCTCGGCGGGGTCTCCCTCCCGAAGGGCGCGCGGCTGTTCATCCTCTACGAGTCCGGCAACCACGACGAGACGCAGTTCTCCGACCCGGACCGCTTCGACATCCGCCGCACCGACGCGAAGAAGCACCTCGCGTTCGGCAAGGGCATCCACTTCTGCGTGGGCGCCCCGCTGGCGAAGCTGGAGGGGCGGATTGCCTTCGAGCAGCTCCTGCAGCGGCTGCCCAACCTGCGGCTGCGCACGGACGAGCCCGCGGTGCGCCGGCCGTACCTCATGCTCCGCGGCTTCGAGCACCTGCCCATCGCCTGGGACGTACCGGCGTAG